TTAATCCCAAAATAGTCCCTTGCTCCAAATAATTCATTTCGCTCTGTATCCCAAATAAGAAAAGCAAACATCCCTCTTAATTCATGTACCACTTTTTCTTTCATTACTGAATAAAGGGCCACAATCACCTCTGTATCACTATTAGTATTTAATGTAACTCCTAGATCCTCTAGTTTCTTTTGCAACTGTTTATGATTATATATTTCCCCATTAAAAACAATCCAATAGCGACCATCTCCAAAGGTAAGAGGCTGTTTTCCTCCAGCTAAATCAACAATACTTAATCTTCTAAAAGCTAACGAAATATAATCATTATGATAATAGCCTTCATCATCAGGGCCTCGATGTATAATTTTACGACTTGCCTGTTCAATGTGCTCAATACGTTGTTCTTTATATTTTTTACTATGATCAAAAACACCTATAAACCCACACATTAACTTTTTCCTCCTTATCAAATTGTATCTATAATTATTCCAAAGATGGCTATAGTTTTAGTCAATAACCCATTAATTATATAAGAAAAAAAGAGCAACTTTAAAGTATCAAAAAAAAAACATATTTTATTAAATTATTCCCAAAATGCATTACTATATGGGGTTATAGCGAATAAATTTTTTCAAAAAAAGTGACTTCTGTTAAAAATAGAAGTCACTTTTACATAAATTTCACTCTTTATTTAGTTTTGTGCTTGTGCTTTTAATTGACTTGCTTTATCAGTTCGTTCCCAAGGAAGATCAATATCTGTTCGCCCAAAATGTCCATAAGCAGCAGTCTGTTTATAAATAGGTCTTCTCAAATCTAACATTTTGATAATCCCAGCTGGACGCAAATCAAAGTTTTCTCTGACAATATCCACTAGAATATTTTCAGGTACAATTCCTGTTCCGAATGTATTAATAGAAATTGAAACAGGCTGGGCAACACCAATGGCATAGGCTAGTTGAACCTCACATTTATCTGCTAACTGTGCTGCGACTATATTTTTAGCAACATATCTTGCTGCATATGCAGCAGAACGGTCTACTTTCGTAGCATCCTTTCCTGAAAATGCGCCTCCACCGTGGCGAGCATATCCACCATACGTATCAACAATAATTTTTCGGCCTGTTAGTCCTGCGTCTCCTTGAGGTCCACCAATAACAAAACGGCCAGTTGGATTAATAAAATATTTCGTGTCCTCATCGATTAGCTCTTTTGGAACAACTGGATCAATGACATATTCCTTTAGGTTTCTTTGGATTTGTTCTAATGAAACTTCTGGATGATGTTGAGTAGAAATCACAATGGTATCAATACGAACAGGTTTATCATTTTCATCATATTCAACAGTAACCTGTGTTTTTCCATCTGGACGCAAATAAGGGAGAATCTCTTCTTTCCTAGTTTCTGTTAAACGTCTAGCAAGCTTATGAGCTAAGGAAATAGGAAGAGGCATATATTCTTTTGTTTCATTACATGCATAGCCAAACATTAACCCTTGGTCACCAGCACCAATTGCCTCAATTTCCTCATCACTCATTTGACCTTCTCGTGCTTCTAATGCTTGGTCTACACCCATTGCGATATCAGCAGATTGTTCATCGATCGACGTTAAAACGGCACATGTCTCAGAATCAAATCCATATTTTGCTCTTGTATATCCAATTCCTTTAACTGTTTCACGAACAATTTTAGGGATATCCACATATGTATTTGTCGTAATTTCACCGGATACCAGTACTAAACCTGTTGTTACAGATGTTTCACAGGCTACTCGAGCATTTGGGTCATTCTTTAAGATTGCATCTAAAATTGAATCAGATATTTGATCACAAATTTTATCAGGGTGTCCCTCTGTTACTGATTCAGATGTAAATAAGCGTCGTAAGTTTGTCATCAATACTCCTCCTTAAGTTATATATAATCATGACGGATGATTCTTCTCTTATATAAACAGAACTCTAAAGGAACAATACTATTATTCCCTTTCATTCAACAGGTATTTCCCTAAATTGCAAGCAAAAACATCACAGAAATAAAAAAACCTTTCCATCATAATAATGAGGAAAGGGGGTGTTTACATCGTTTCCTTTCACTCTTATCGATCAAGGAATGTCCTTGCATCAGGTTAGCACCTTTTCACTACGTGAAGGTTGCTGGGTTTCATTGGGGCTGTCCCTCCACCTGCTCAGGATAAGAGAATATCCGTTTAAACATCTTAAATCACAAATGCCCTTTATGTCAAACTATACGTGTCTCAACTAATGAAATGTAAGGGTCATTACTTAACAAAGAAGGCAGTCGATTAACTCCATGACCTACTTTTCTCTTCAATAATACTTCATACAGTAACTAGACCATACTTCACCCACGCCTTCAAGTCACCCTTTAGAACTCATAATTTAACTCGACTTAAAGTTTTATTGTTATACAACAAATATATTGCCAATCAAACCATAAACCGATTTAAACATCCCACTAATAAATATCCGACAAAGCTAAAAAATAGGTTTCACTCTTCTTTTTACTGACACAAACTAAAGCTACATATAATTAAAGGTACTTTATCCATTTAAACTTGGAAATTTTTCTTTAATTAGTATAGACTATTCATTTAAATGTGTTATACTATTTATAATCATTCAACTACTATAAAAAGGATGGTATACCATGAATAAAGTAGATATTCGCTCTGAACTGAATCATTTGGTCAATAATCCAAATACTTATCATAATTTACCGGTCTCTCGTCTTGTTGAACTCGTTTTAGAAAGAAATGAAGGAATATTGACTTCCACAGGTGCAATCCGTGCAACCACTGGAAAATATACAGGTCGATCACCTAAAGATAAATTTATTGTAGAAGAAGAAAGTGTAAAGAATAAAATAGATTGGGGATCAGTTAATCAACCGATCTCTGAAGAGATTTTTGAAAAACTTTATACAAAAGTGATCGACTATTTAAAGGCAAAGAATGAACTTTTTTTGTTTAAAGGGTTTGCAGGAGCAGATTCAAAATACAGATTACCCATTCAAACTATTAATGAATTTGCATGGCATAATTTATTTGCCCATCAATTGTTCATTCGAGCAACAGATGAGGAATTAGTTGACCATAAAAACCCATTTACAATTATATCTGCACCTACTTTCAAAGCAGATCCAATTAAAGATGGTACTCATTCAGAAGCGTTTATTATGGTTTCTTTTGAAAAACGCATTATTCTAATTGGGGGAACTGAATATGCGGGTGAAATGAAAAAATCGATCTTCTCAATTATGAACTACTTACTACCTGAACAAGGTGTCTTATCTATGCATTGCTCTGCAAATGTAGGTCTAGAAGGGGACGTCGCTTTATTCTTCGGACTATCAGGAACGGGAAAAACAACATTGTCTGCCGATCCAAATCGCCGTCTAATCGGTGATGATGAACACGGTTGGTCTAACTCAGGTATCTTTAACATTGAAGGTGGTTGCTATGCAAAATGCATCAAACTTTCTCATGAAAAAGAACCACAAATTTTTGATGCCATTCGTTTTGGTTCAGTCTTAGAAAATGTCGTGATTGACGATAAAATGAGAGAGGCGGATTATGATCGAAGTGACTATACGGAGAATACTCGTGCTGCCTATCCTCTTGAAGCAATGGATAACATTGTGTTACCTAGCGTAGCAGGACACCCATCAACCATTATCTTTTTAACTGCTGATGCAACAGGAGTCTTACCTCCTATTAGTAAGCTTACTAAAGAGCAGGCCATGTATCACTTTTTAAGTGGTTACACAAGTAAATTAGCAGGTACAGAAAGAGGAATCACCTCTCCTGAAGCTACATTTTCTACTTGTTTTGGTTCTCCTTTCTTACCTTTACCCGCAACCGTATATGCTGAAATGCTTGGTAAAAAGATTGACGAATCTGGAGCAAAAGTGTTTTTAGTTAATACTGGATGGACTGGCGGCGCTTACGGTAAAGGAAAGAGAATGAAGCTCGAATATACTCGCGCTATGATTCATGCAGCATTAGACGGTGAGTTAGACCATATCGAGACAATAAAGGATGAAATATTCGGACTAGAAATTCCAATGCATGTACCAGGAGTTCCTGATAAGGTATTGTACCCTATACAAACATGGGAAGATCAAGGTGCTTTTAAGAAGTCTGCGGAACAACTTGCTACCTCTTTTAAGGAGAACTTTAAAAAGTTCGATAATGTCGCTGAGGATATTAAAAATTTCGGTGGCCCCGTTTTATAATTGTTTAAAAAAGAGCTAATTATCATTTTTTTGATAAATAGCTCTTTTTATTTTCCGAATGCGTCGCTATACGGGCGCTTCCGACGCACAGGAGGTGCTAGCATCATCGTTGTCCACAGGACGTGGGCGCCTTTAGATGATGTTCCACTTTCATACGATAATTCAACGGAGACGCCTCCAGGAGGGAGGTGGATCTATGTTGCCACAGGACGCGGCTGAACTTAGTAGATCCTCCGCTTTCGGGCTATTCGTGTTTCCTTTATCTCATGCGGCGATGAACAGGAGGTTCTAGCGTCAACGTTAGTTCGCGCGTCGTGACTGTACTTAGTTGACGTACCTTTTCACCTGCGTCGCTATACGGGCGCTTCCGCCTTTCTTTTGTCTAGCTCCTGCGCCCAGCGACTGGTGTTGCTTCGCCCTCCTCCCTACGATAAGTCAACATCGAAGCCTGCGGCTATTCGTGTTTCCTTTATCTCATGCGGGGGGCTATAAGCACCTGCGTCGCTATACGGGCGCTTCCGCCTTTCTTTTAATTGGTGGTATTTAAAGATATGAGTTCATATGTGAGGATTGTCTGTTGTTCTTCTAATTCAAGCTTTGTTATTGTTGCATACCCATTCGGCTCGCTTTCTCTCATTTTACGAACTTCTAACGGTATATTTAAGGGATAAAGTCGGTAACCGTCCTTTTTTAATTGAAAGATATTTTTATTTAAACGAATTTCCTTCCCTTTTGTTACAATCATTGTATTTAGTTCCAATGGCATTCCCATACTACTCCCCCATTTCATGATTTTATAGGCATTTATCACACTTTCCCTCTAACTTACATACAGTAAATAAAAACATATTTCATGAGCATAGAAAGGATAAATCATCATGAAAAAAATTATCTATTCCATTGTATTCGTCTGTCTCTTTAGTTTAACACTAAGTGGCTGTGGACAGTCAAAAACTGAAGAAATTCGTGTAGCAGAGGTAACACATTCTATATTTTATGCCCCCCTATACGTAGCCATAGAGAAAGGTTTTTTTGAAGAAGAACAAATTAATATAGAGCTCACCACAACTTGGGGTGGGGATAAAACCATGACCGCTCTTTTATCTGGAGGATCCGATATTGCCTTAGTCGGGTCTGAAACATCCATTTATGTGTATAATCAAGGTACAGATGATCCAGTGATTAACTTTGCCCAGCTTACACAGACAGATGGTACATTTCTTGTTTCTAGAGACGAAACCGAAAGTTTCTCTTGGAATGATCTAAAAGGAAGTACTTTTCTCGGACAAAGAAAAGGCGGAATGCCTCAAATGGTTGGTGAATTTGTGCTAAAACAAAAGCAAATAAATCCACATCATGATTTAACGTTGATACAAAATGTCGATTTTGCCAATATCGCAAATGCCTTTGCATCTGGTACAGGAGATTATGTTCAATTGTTTGAACCTACTGCGAGCATCTTTGAACAGGAAGGGTTAGGCCAAATTGTCGCCTCCTTCGGAAAAGAATCTGTGCAAATTCCATATACGACTTTTATGAGTAAACAAAGTTATTTGAAAGAGAACGAAGAATCCGTTCAACGCTTTACAAAAGCACTATTTCGTGCACAAACATGGGTAGCTGAACATTCTGCACAAGAAATTGCCAAAGTCATTCAACCACAATTTAAAGATACTTCTTTAGAGATAATAGAAATAGTAATTGAACGATATAAAGAGCAAAACTCTTATTCACTTAATCCGATTCTTGATGAGAAAGAATGGAATAACCTTCAAATTATTATGGATGAAGCAAACGAATTGAGACAATATGTAGACCATGAAACACTAGTAAAAACTTCCATTGCTAATGAGGTTAGTGGACAATGAAAAAAAAAGAACTATTTAACTATTGAACATGTTTCTCACACCTTCTTCACTAAGGATACATTTACACATGTACTTGAAGATATCAACTTCACAATAAATAGAGGAGAATTCATATCATTTTTAGGGCCGAGCGGGTGTGGAAAGACAACCTTGTTATCAATTATCGCTCAACTAATAAAACCAACAAACGGAAACGTCTTACTAGAAGGTAGGAACATTTCTCTAAAGGAAACACAAATAGGTTATATGCTTCAACAAGATTATCTATTTCCTTGGAAAACCATTCAAGAAAACATTTTACTCGGGTTAAAAATATCAAAACAATTATCTAATGAAAAAAAAGAACGAACCTATCAGCTCTTAATGGATATGGGACTTGAATCGACTATAAATAAATTACCCCAGCAACTTTCAGGGGGAATGAAACAACGAGTCGCGTTAGTAAGAACGTTAGCTACAGACCCGTCTTTATTTTTATTAGATGAGCCTTTTTCTGCTATTGATTTTCAAACTAAATTAAAATTAGAGGACCTTGTCTTTACAACCTTAAAAAAATATCAAAAGACCATGATTTTAGTAACACATGATATTGGAGAAGCCATTGCCATGAGTGACCGTATTTTTTTATTTTCAACAAAACCTGGACAAATAAAAAAAGAAGTTTTAGTTAACAAAGAATTAAGTGAAACGACACCTTTCCATGCAAGACAAACTTCCTCCTACAAATCTTTATTTCAACATTTATGGAAGGAGATTGAACAACTTGACAATTAAGGACAATCAAATACTTCACCAAGCTTATATTAAACAAATGAAGAGAGATAAAATTTCGATTATTTGCTCTCAATTATTAATCGTCATTTTCTTTTTTTCATTCTGGCAACTTGCCTCTGATGAAAAATGGATAGATCCATTAATATTTAGCTCTCCGGCCAAAATCTTTGATTTATTTATCTCAAAAATGTTAGATGGCACACTTCTACCTCACGTAAGTCTAACTATATTTGAAACCATTTTAGGTTTCTTAATTGGAACCATTTTAGGAACAGGAATAGCCATGGTTTTATGGTTTTCAAAAAAGCTCGCTAGAATTATGGACCCTTTTCTAGTCATTTTAAACGCTATGCCTAAAGTAGCACTAGGTCCACTCCTAATTGTTGGGTTAGGTCCTAATTTATCTTCTATTGTTGCAATGGGAGCGATAATATGCGTCGTTATTACGACCATAGTCGTATACTCAGCCTTTAAAGTAGTTGATCAAAATTACAAGAAAGTACTATTAAGCTTCGGTGCATCTAAATGGGACATTTTTAAGGAATCTGTCTTACCAGCTTCGTTACCCACCATAATTTCGACTCTAAAAGTTAACGTTGGCCTGTCATGGGTGGGTATCATCGTAGGAGAGTTCCTCGTCTCAAAACAAGGTTTAGGATATTTAATTATATACGGATTTCAAGTGTTTAATTTCACACTCGTTTTACTCAGTTTACTGCTCGTCGCATGCTTTGCCACCATTATGTACCAAGGTGTAAGTTGGTTAGAAAAAAGACTTATTCGTCACCACTAACAACGTACCCACTCTCCTCAATATACTCCATAGTCATAGGAAGAACATCATCTTTCATAATAAAGCTATATCGATCGTCATCTATAATCTTATTGGGAAATTCTTTAACTAAAATAGGACCCCATGTTTCAAAATAATGATGTTTCTTAACAATTGAAGAGACATAGGCAAAATAAATATTTTTAATAATACACGAACCCTTTCCAACTACTTTATATTGACCTATATATTTTATCTCATTAACTATACCTCCTGTCTCTTCCTCAACTTCTCTGCAAGC
This portion of the Bacillus carboniphilus genome encodes:
- the ytkD gene encoding RNA deprotection pyrophosphohydrolase, whose translation is METFMISYFYDYYRNQIQLSFDDHPFSENPKHVWVVCRFDHHWLLTKHKHRGFEFPGGKVEEGEIPLEAACREVEEETGGIVNEIKYIGQYKVVGKGSCIIKNIYFAYVSSIVKKHHYFETWGPILVKEFPNKIIDDDRYSFIMKDDVLPMTMEYIEESGYVVSGDE
- the pckA gene encoding phosphoenolpyruvate carboxykinase (ATP), giving the protein MNKVDIRSELNHLVNNPNTYHNLPVSRLVELVLERNEGILTSTGAIRATTGKYTGRSPKDKFIVEEESVKNKIDWGSVNQPISEEIFEKLYTKVIDYLKAKNELFLFKGFAGADSKYRLPIQTINEFAWHNLFAHQLFIRATDEELVDHKNPFTIISAPTFKADPIKDGTHSEAFIMVSFEKRIILIGGTEYAGEMKKSIFSIMNYLLPEQGVLSMHCSANVGLEGDVALFFGLSGTGKTTLSADPNRRLIGDDEHGWSNSGIFNIEGGCYAKCIKLSHEKEPQIFDAIRFGSVLENVVIDDKMREADYDRSDYTENTRAAYPLEAMDNIVLPSVAGHPSTIIFLTADATGVLPPISKLTKEQAMYHFLSGYTSKLAGTERGITSPEATFSTCFGSPFLPLPATVYAEMLGKKIDESGAKVFLVNTGWTGGAYGKGKRMKLEYTRAMIHAALDGELDHIETIKDEIFGLEIPMHVPGVPDKVLYPIQTWEDQGAFKKSAEQLATSFKENFKKFDNVAEDIKNFGGPVL
- a CDS encoding DUF2584 domain-containing protein; translation: MGMPLELNTMIVTKGKEIRLNKNIFQLKKDGYRLYPLNIPLEVRKMRESEPNGYATITKLELEEQQTILTYELISLNTTN
- the metK gene encoding methionine adenosyltransferase encodes the protein MTNLRRLFTSESVTEGHPDKICDQISDSILDAILKNDPNARVACETSVTTGLVLVSGEITTNTYVDIPKIVRETVKGIGYTRAKYGFDSETCAVLTSIDEQSADIAMGVDQALEAREGQMSDEEIEAIGAGDQGLMFGYACNETKEYMPLPISLAHKLARRLTETRKEEILPYLRPDGKTQVTVEYDENDKPVRIDTIVISTQHHPEVSLEQIQRNLKEYVIDPVVPKELIDEDTKYFINPTGRFVIGGPQGDAGLTGRKIIVDTYGGYARHGGGAFSGKDATKVDRSAAYAARYVAKNIVAAQLADKCEVQLAYAIGVAQPVSISINTFGTGIVPENILVDIVRENFDLRPAGIIKMLDLRRPIYKQTAAYGHFGRTDIDLPWERTDKASQLKAQAQN
- a CDS encoding ABC transporter permease, whose amino-acid sequence is MKRDKISIICSQLLIVIFFFSFWQLASDEKWIDPLIFSSPAKIFDLFISKMLDGTLLPHVSLTIFETILGFLIGTILGTGIAMVLWFSKKLARIMDPFLVILNAMPKVALGPLLIVGLGPNLSSIVAMGAIICVVITTIVVYSAFKVVDQNYKKVLLSFGASKWDIFKESVLPASLPTIISTLKVNVGLSWVGIIVGEFLVSKQGLGYLIIYGFQVFNFTLVLLSLLLVACFATIMYQGVSWLEKRLIRHH
- a CDS encoding ABC transporter ATP-binding protein, whose translation is MEHVSHTFFTKDTFTHVLEDINFTINRGEFISFLGPSGCGKTTLLSIIAQLIKPTNGNVLLEGRNISLKETQIGYMLQQDYLFPWKTIQENILLGLKISKQLSNEKKERTYQLLMDMGLESTINKLPQQLSGGMKQRVALVRTLATDPSLFLLDEPFSAIDFQTKLKLEDLVFTTLKKYQKTMILVTHDIGEAIAMSDRIFLFSTKPGQIKKEVLVNKELSETTPFHARQTSSYKSLFQHLWKEIEQLDN
- a CDS encoding ABC transporter substrate-binding protein, with amino-acid sequence MKKIIYSIVFVCLFSLTLSGCGQSKTEEIRVAEVTHSIFYAPLYVAIEKGFFEEEQINIELTTTWGGDKTMTALLSGGSDIALVGSETSIYVYNQGTDDPVINFAQLTQTDGTFLVSRDETESFSWNDLKGSTFLGQRKGGMPQMVGEFVLKQKQINPHHDLTLIQNVDFANIANAFASGTGDYVQLFEPTASIFEQEGLGQIVASFGKESVQIPYTTFMSKQSYLKENEESVQRFTKALFRAQTWVAEHSAQEIAKVIQPQFKDTSLEIIEIVIERYKEQNSYSLNPILDEKEWNNLQIIMDEANELRQYVDHETLVKTSIANEVSGQ